One Lachnospiraceae bacterium C1.1 genomic region harbors:
- a CDS encoding HD domain-containing protein: MKYISDLKEGDNLSDIYLCKFCQQAVTRNGKPYLNIILQDRTGTLDAKVWEPNSQGISDFDTLDYIEVVGEVSRYQGALQASLKRVRKAAENEYVTSDYLPVSKFDNEAMYKTVMDVIDTVKNEHLNKLLKKVFVEDEKLSKNFRRSSAAKSIHHGFVGGLMQHTLAVTRLCKFYTKAYPVLNHDLLITSALLHDIGKTSELSDFPQNDYTDDGQLLGHIVIGAQIIHDKARDIEGFPEKLLRELTHCILAHHGELEFGSPKKPALMEAMALNLADNTDAKLETFTEILENAKPENSEGWLGFNKLMASNLRKAGEWN; encoded by the coding sequence ATGAAGTATATCAGTGACTTAAAAGAGGGCGACAACCTTTCAGACATCTATCTTTGCAAATTTTGTCAGCAGGCAGTTACAAGGAACGGAAAACCGTATCTCAATATAATACTGCAGGACAGGACAGGAACTCTTGATGCAAAGGTCTGGGAGCCGAATTCGCAGGGAATCTCTGATTTCGATACACTTGACTATATTGAGGTAGTAGGAGAAGTATCGAGATATCAGGGTGCGCTGCAGGCCTCTTTGAAGCGCGTCAGGAAGGCAGCGGAAAATGAATATGTAACATCCGACTATCTTCCTGTAAGTAAGTTTGATAATGAAGCTATGTATAAAACTGTTATGGATGTTATAGATACAGTTAAGAATGAGCATCTTAACAAGCTTCTGAAAAAGGTATTCGTTGAAGACGAAAAGCTCAGCAAGAACTTTAGAAGAAGTTCGGCTGCAAAGAGCATCCATCATGGATTTGTCGGAGGACTGATGCAGCATACACTTGCTGTTACGAGACTTTGCAAGTTCTATACAAAGGCATATCCGGTACTTAACCATGACCTTTTGATAACATCAGCACTTCTTCATGATATAGGAAAAACCTCCGAGCTTTCAGATTTTCCTCAGAATGATTACACTGATGATGGTCAGCTTTTAGGTCACATTGTGATCGGCGCACAGATAATCCATGACAAGGCGCGTGATATAGAAGGTTTTCCCGAGAAGCTTTTAAGGGAGCTTACACACTGCATACTTGCACATCATGGAGAGCTGGAATTCGGTTCACCAAAGAAGCCTGCATTAATGGAGGCAATGGCTTTGAATCTGGCAGATAATACGGATGCCAAGCTTGAGACGTTTACAGAGATCCTTGAAAATGCCAAACCTGAAAACTCTGAGGGATGGCTTGGTTTTAATAAGTTAATGGCAAGTAATTTAAGGAAGGCCGGAGAATGGAATTAA
- a CDS encoding PDZ domain-containing protein, with protein MDDKDSGFQFITEKIKERPFDKKGFLLYCIRLLGSAVIFGLVAALVFNAFIKKSGPGNQTIPVNITSKDENKEDNSKVSDNSVSGNAGDNSVSSGEAEPTQIINNITEMVSLTTDDYKQLYATLSDAAKEVSKSIVTVTGVASDTDWFETTYEDKSSGAGIIVANNGRELLVLVNSETTSDADRITVTFFDGSMAEATVKKVDENTGFEIIAIPMEDISEETMEVISEATLGSSRGSNLTETPVMAVGRPYGSSGSVAFGLITDNSRTESMTDRNMTIISTDIYGSSEASGAIFNYEGEVLGIIAPDTGAKDIENLISGYAISDLKEIIESLSNDKSTACLGIRGNDVTEAAHEELGLPYGAYVTKVVIDSPAMTAGIQSGDVITKVGTREISSYSDYEKAIMEAQPGDDAVITAERYARGDYTEMTFDVTYVKLDDSLAEE; from the coding sequence ATGGACGATAAAGATTCCGGATTTCAGTTTATCACTGAAAAAATAAAGGAAAGACCTTTCGATAAAAAAGGCTTTTTGCTGTATTGTATCCGACTTTTGGGGTCAGCAGTTATTTTTGGTCTGGTGGCTGCGCTGGTATTTAATGCTTTTATAAAAAAGAGCGGTCCGGGAAATCAGACAATACCGGTAAATATAACATCAAAGGATGAAAATAAAGAAGACAATTCGAAAGTTTCGGATAATTCAGTATCCGGTAATGCAGGTGATAACAGTGTAAGCAGCGGGGAAGCCGAGCCGACTCAGATAATAAACAACATTACCGAGATGGTATCACTTACAACAGATGATTATAAGCAGTTATATGCAACTCTGTCAGATGCTGCGAAAGAAGTATCCAAGTCGATAGTCACAGTAACGGGTGTTGCTTCCGATACTGACTGGTTTGAAACTACTTATGAAGATAAGAGTTCAGGTGCGGGAATAATCGTTGCAAATAACGGACGTGAACTGCTGGTACTGGTAAATTCTGAGACAACATCAGACGCAGACAGGATCACGGTAACATTCTTCGACGGAAGCATGGCGGAGGCAACCGTAAAAAAAGTTGATGAAAATACCGGTTTTGAGATCATTGCAATTCCTATGGAGGATATATCCGAGGAAACAATGGAAGTGATCAGTGAGGCAACTCTCGGAAGTTCCAGGGGATCAAATCTTACTGAGACACCGGTAATGGCAGTTGGAAGACCCTACGGCTCGAGCGGATCTGTTGCTTTCGGACTCATTACGGATAACAGCAGAACTGAATCGATGACAGACAGAAATATGACGATCATCTCAACCGATATTTATGGAAGTTCGGAAGCCAGCGGTGCGATATTTAATTATGAAGGTGAGGTGCTTGGAATCATAGCACCGGATACCGGAGCAAAGGATATAGAGAACCTTATATCAGGATATGCAATTTCTGATCTGAAAGAAATTATAGAAAGTTTGTCAAATGACAAAAGTACAGCATGTCTCGGAATTCGAGGAAATGATGTAACGGAGGCAGCACATGAGGAATTGGGACTTCCGTACGGCGCATATGTTACAAAAGTTGTTATAGATTCTCCCGCAATGACTGCCGGAATTCAGAGCGGTGATGTTATAACTAAGGTAGGAACAAGAGAAATATCAAGCTACAGTGACTATGAAAAGGCAATAATGGAGGCACAGCCCGGAGATGATGCGGTAATAACTGCTGAAAGATATGCCAGGGGTGATTATACGGAAATGACTTTTGATGTTACATACGTTAAACTTGATGATTCCCTTGCAGAAGAATAA
- a CDS encoding response regulator transcription factor yields MVEKQKVLIVDDDNNIAELIALYFTKECFDTKIVNDGESAVKENDIFRPNLILLDLMLPGMDGYQVCREIRQKSQVPIIMLSAKGEVFDKVLGLELGADDYMEKPFDSKELVARAKAVLRRATPQKVEEPKSQVKKVEYPDLTVNQTNYSVVYYGKSVDMPPKELELLYFLASSPNQVFTREQLLDHIWGYEYIGDTRTVDVHIKRLREKIKDHKSWKISTVWGIGYKFETML; encoded by the coding sequence ATGGTGGAAAAACAGAAAGTGCTTATTGTTGATGATGACAACAACATTGCAGAGCTTATTGCGCTTTATTTCACGAAGGAGTGCTTTGATACCAAAATCGTGAATGATGGCGAAAGTGCAGTTAAGGAGAATGATATATTCAGACCGAATCTGATCCTTCTTGATCTCATGCTTCCGGGAATGGATGGATATCAGGTATGCAGAGAGATCAGACAGAAATCACAGGTTCCGATAATCATGCTTTCGGCAAAGGGTGAGGTTTTTGACAAGGTACTCGGACTTGAGCTCGGCGCAGATGACTATATGGAAAAGCCTTTTGATTCAAAGGAGCTCGTGGCAAGAGCCAAGGCTGTCCTCAGAAGAGCAACCCCTCAGAAGGTTGAGGAGCCAAAGAGTCAGGTAAAAAAGGTAGAATATCCGGATCTTACTGTAAATCAGACAAATTATTCGGTAGTTTATTATGGAAAGAGCGTGGATATGCCGCCGAAGGAATTAGAGCTGTTGTATTTCCTTGCTTCTTCGCCAAATCAGGTATTTACACGTGAACAGCTCTTAGATCATATCTGGGGCTATGAATATATCGGAGATACAAGAACAGTGGATGTTCATATCAAACGTCTTAGAGAAAAGATAAAAGATCATAAGTCGTGGAAAATATCTACAGTATGGGGAATAGGATATAAGTTTGAAACTATGCTTTGA
- a CDS encoding endonuclease MutS2 translates to MNEKVFQVLEFDKVKAMLIKHTASPAGKEKAAGLVPYDNINDIERAQTETEDACNRIFANGSVSFAGVKEVRHSLFTAEAEGILTTRELMDIASLLEVTDSIRRYGVGESDETRVNDSLSDNFNCLEPLNGLVREIRRCIIEEDKIADDASSELKRIRKAKNIASDKIHSTLLSLMNGSLKTYLMDSVITQRNSRFCLPVRAEYKSQVQGMVHDQSQTGSTLFIEPQSVVKLNNDIRELELAEREEIQLILKGLSFECGSNAEVIRADYSILSELDFIFARAELALEMNAIRPKFNSSEIINLIGARHPLIDKKKVVPIDIHLGDEFDLLVVTGPNTGGKTVSLKTVGLLEIMGMSGLHIPALDRSELSFFREIYADIGDEQSIEQSLSTFSSHMTNIVQILKNANITSLCLFDELCAGTDPTEGAALATAILSKLHSRSIRTMATTHYSELKEYALTTSWVENACCEFDVATLSPTYRILVGVPGKSNAFAISKKLGLADNIIDDAKERINEEDKKFEKLLASLEKNRVELEKKKKEISDTENEIKKLQEELDSGRQKLENSKEKILAKAKEEAKAILSEAKATADSTIKNMQKYASSDAVKAAERDRERVRNALSKNTSKSGGLKSNNSNAGIDPKKIMMGDEVMIVSLGLNGTVSSLPDSKGNLFVQCGIIKYKANASDLTYDKPSVKKKEEKKKARSGQKSLSHAMTISTECMLLGMTAYDAEQTLSQYLDEAYLSHLEQVRIVHGKGSGVLRDVVREFLKRCKYVESFRAGEFGEGDAGVTIAVFKKHKG, encoded by the coding sequence ATGAACGAAAAAGTTTTTCAGGTACTTGAATTTGATAAGGTAAAAGCCATGCTGATAAAGCATACGGCATCCCCTGCAGGTAAAGAAAAAGCTGCGGGACTTGTGCCTTACGACAATATAAATGATATAGAGAGAGCACAGACTGAAACTGAGGATGCATGTAACCGTATCTTTGCTAACGGTTCGGTGAGCTTTGCAGGGGTAAAGGAAGTCCGCCACTCGCTTTTTACTGCTGAGGCAGAAGGGATTTTAACGACCAGAGAGCTTATGGATATAGCATCGCTGCTGGAAGTTACAGATTCCATAAGGCGGTATGGAGTCGGAGAATCGGATGAAACACGTGTGAATGACTCACTCAGTGACAATTTTAATTGTCTGGAGCCTTTGAACGGGCTTGTCAGAGAGATCAGAAGATGCATCATAGAAGAAGATAAGATCGCAGATGATGCAAGTTCTGAGCTTAAGCGTATCAGAAAGGCAAAAAATATTGCGTCGGATAAAATTCATTCTACACTGCTTTCTCTCATGAACGGTTCACTTAAGACTTATCTCATGGACAGCGTTATAACTCAGAGAAATTCTCGTTTCTGCCTCCCTGTAAGGGCAGAGTATAAGTCACAGGTACAGGGAATGGTCCATGATCAGTCCCAGACCGGCTCCACGCTTTTCATAGAGCCGCAGTCTGTAGTTAAACTTAATAATGATATAAGAGAGCTGGAACTTGCTGAGAGAGAAGAGATACAGCTCATCCTTAAAGGGCTTTCTTTTGAGTGCGGAAGCAATGCAGAAGTAATACGTGCGGATTACAGCATTTTATCGGAGCTTGATTTTATTTTTGCAAGAGCAGAGCTGGCTTTGGAGATGAATGCAATAAGGCCTAAATTTAATTCCTCGGAAATAATAAATCTCATTGGGGCCAGACATCCCCTCATAGATAAAAAGAAGGTTGTTCCCATAGATATTCATCTTGGAGATGAGTTCGACCTTCTTGTAGTGACAGGTCCTAATACAGGCGGTAAGACGGTATCGCTGAAAACTGTAGGACTTTTAGAGATCATGGGAATGTCAGGATTACATATTCCGGCGCTGGACCGATCAGAGCTTTCTTTCTTCAGAGAGATTTATGCCGATATAGGGGATGAACAGTCGATAGAACAGAGTCTTTCAACGTTTTCGTCTCATATGACAAATATTGTCCAGATACTTAAAAATGCCAATATTACAAGCCTTTGTCTGTTTGATGAGCTTTGTGCCGGAACAGATCCTACCGAGGGAGCGGCACTTGCAACAGCTATTTTGTCAAAGCTTCATTCCAGAAGTATTCGTACAATGGCAACAACGCATTACAGTGAATTAAAAGAGTATGCGCTTACAACATCCTGGGTAGAAAATGCCTGCTGCGAATTTGATGTGGCTACATTAAGTCCGACTTACAGAATTCTTGTGGGTGTGCCCGGAAAGAGTAATGCTTTTGCAATTTCAAAAAAACTCGGTCTTGCCGATAATATCATTGATGATGCAAAAGAGCGCATAAATGAAGAGGACAAGAAATTCGAGAAGCTTCTTGCCAGCCTTGAAAAGAACAGAGTTGAGCTTGAGAAGAAAAAGAAAGAAATTTCTGATACAGAGAACGAGATAAAGAAGCTTCAGGAAGAACTGGACAGTGGAAGGCAGAAGCTGGAAAACTCTAAAGAAAAGATTCTTGCAAAGGCAAAGGAGGAAGCAAAGGCAATCCTCAGCGAGGCAAAGGCAACTGCAGATTCTACAATTAAGAACATGCAGAAGTATGCCTCCAGCGATGCTGTTAAGGCAGCTGAGAGAGACAGGGAACGTGTAAGAAATGCCCTTTCAAAAAATACCTCTAAATCCGGAGGGCTTAAGAGTAATAATTCAAATGCCGGAATCGATCCCAAAAAGATAATGATGGGTGATGAGGTAATGATAGTGTCTCTGGGACTTAACGGAACAGTAAGTTCACTGCCGGATTCAAAGGGGAATTTATTCGTTCAATGTGGTATTATTAAATATAAGGCAAATGCCTCAGACCTAACCTATGATAAGCCTTCGGTAAAAAAGAAAGAAGAAAAGAAAAAGGCAAGATCAGGACAGAAATCACTTTCGCATGCTATGACCATCAGTACAGAATGTATGCTGCTCGGAATGACAGCCTATGATGCGGAGCAGACACTGTCACAGTATCTTGATGAGGCATATCTTTCACATCTCGAACAGGTAAGGATAGTACACGGAAAAGGTTCCGGAGTCCTTAGAGATGTAGTAAGGGAATTCTTAAAGAGATGTAAATACGTAGAGAGCTTCAGAGCCGGTGAATTTGGAGAGGGTGATGCCGGTGTTACGATAGCTGTTTTCAAAAAACATAAGGGGTGA
- a CDS encoding FGGY-family carbohydrate kinase codes for MGNIDIKAAIESGKTVLGIEFGSTNIKGVLITEDFTPVAQGKHRWENRLENNIWTYSEDDIWGGLQDCYAKLAEDVKNKYGVVLKKIGAIGFSAMMHGYMVFDKDGKMMVPFRTWRNTMTEKAAGELSKLFNFNIPQRWSIAHLYQAILNNEPHVKDIVFQTTLEGYVHWKLTGEKIIGIGEASGMFPIDSEKNDYDEEMVKKFDDLIADRNFSWKLRDIFPKVLVAGEEAGKLTEEGARKLDPSGNLEAGIPLCPPEGDAGTGMTATNSVAARTGNVSAGTSVFSMVVLDKPLSKPYEALDMVTTPSGKPVAMVHCNNCTSDLNAWVDLFLEVIKLTGGETDTSEFYSKLFEEALKGENSCGGLMMYNYFSGEPITGFEEGRPLLMRKPDAKMDLATFMRTVLFSALSTLKYGMNILVKDEKVQIDRLTGHGGWFNAKGSGQRIMAAAMGVPVSVMETAGEGGPWGEALLASYMLHKENGETLEDYLENKVFAAFKSESMAPVASDVEGFDKFLEAYLEGLKAERAAVESFR; via the coding sequence ATGGGAAATATTGATATTAAAGCAGCGATCGAATCAGGAAAGACAGTACTCGGAATCGAATTTGGTTCCACTAATATTAAAGGAGTACTTATTACTGAAGATTTCACACCGGTTGCCCAGGGTAAGCACAGATGGGAAAACAGACTTGAGAATAATATCTGGACATATTCAGAAGATGACATCTGGGGCGGACTTCAGGATTGCTATGCAAAGCTTGCTGAGGACGTTAAGAATAAGTATGGTGTTGTTTTGAAGAAAATCGGTGCGATCGGATTTTCTGCAATGATGCACGGATACATGGTATTTGATAAAGATGGAAAGATGATGGTACCTTTCAGAACATGGAGAAATACCATGACTGAGAAGGCTGCCGGAGAACTTTCAAAGCTTTTCAACTTTAATATTCCTCAAAGATGGAGTATCGCACATCTTTATCAGGCAATCTTAAATAATGAACCTCACGTAAAAGATATTGTTTTCCAGACAACTCTTGAGGGTTATGTACATTGGAAGCTGACAGGAGAGAAGATAATCGGTATCGGTGAGGCTTCCGGAATGTTCCCTATCGATTCTGAAAAGAATGATTATGATGAGGAAATGGTTAAGAAATTTGATGATCTCATTGCAGACAGAAATTTCTCATGGAAGTTAAGGGATATATTCCCTAAGGTACTTGTTGCAGGTGAAGAGGCAGGAAAACTTACGGAAGAAGGTGCAAGAAAGCTTGACCCTTCAGGAAACCTTGAAGCAGGAATTCCACTCTGCCCTCCTGAAGGAGATGCAGGAACAGGAATGACAGCAACAAATTCCGTAGCTGCACGTACAGGTAATGTTTCAGCAGGTACTTCTGTATTCTCAATGGTTGTCCTTGACAAGCCTCTTTCAAAGCCTTATGAGGCACTTGATATGGTTACAACCCCATCAGGAAAGCCTGTTGCAATGGTTCACTGCAATAACTGTACATCAGACCTTAACGCATGGGTTGATCTTTTCCTTGAGGTTATAAAGCTTACGGGCGGCGAGACAGATACATCTGAATTTTATTCAAAACTTTTTGAAGAGGCACTTAAGGGCGAGAATTCCTGCGGCGGTCTCATGATGTACAACTATTTCTCAGGAGAGCCTATCACCGGATTTGAAGAGGGCAGACCTCTCCTTATGAGAAAACCTGACGCAAAGATGGATCTTGCCACATTCATGAGAACGGTTCTTTTCTCGGCATTAAGTACTCTTAAATACGGTATGAACATTCTTGTAAAGGATGAGAAGGTTCAGATCGACAGACTCACAGGACACGGCGGATGGTTCAATGCAAAGGGCTCAGGCCAGAGGATCATGGCAGCAGCCATGGGAGTACCGGTATCTGTAATGGAGACAGCAGGAGAAGGCGGCCCTTGGGGCGAAGCTCTTCTTGCAAGCTATATGCTTCATAAAGAAAACGGGGAGACACTTGAGGATTATCTTGAAAACAAGGTATTCGCAGCATTCAAGTCAGAGAGCATGGCTCCTGTAGCATCTGATGTAGAAGGCTTTGATAAGTTCCTTGAGGCTTATCTCGAGGGTCTTAAAGCTGAAAGAGCAGCAGTAGAGTCTTTCAGATAA